The Phlebotomus papatasi isolate M1 chromosome 3, Ppap_2.1, whole genome shotgun sequence genomic sequence tttttatttGAGTTTATTTAAGTGtgccgggttcgaatcccctttaggttagtaggaatttttctggcgttaaagatgttcggattgcatccagtgagcttcactacacttgattccacgggcatgggactgacaacctcatcccgtacaagaaaaaataataatgcgtgtctagaaatccccttgcgggaaggcctgttctaataataataataattctaataataatgctgttccagcattattattattattattattcctcGAAAAACTCGTGTTTCTCGAACAATTTTGAGAAGGCACTTCCAGGCTGCTTAGtacttttattttgttttgcatTCATACACTTTTTTCCCTTTCCCTTTAACTTTTCTAATATATTTTccctcttttttcttcttttaaacatcactgcACATTTTTAAGAGGAACACATCGTAATTTATTTAGTTTACAATAAATAGAATTGAAAATGGATTTAATTGAAATGGATTAGTCCTGGTTAATCAAAACAGTCATGTCATGCATCAATACAAAAAAGTCAGTAATGCAGAAACACATGAGagtagtcatgtactaaaaaaatatgtactaaaaaatgctcatgataaagattttgctttttgaattttcattagaatagcaaCATTATATCACTGAAAGGttacatagaaaaaataaataaatatagaaaCTGCCCCTTTGTAAATCTGCCTCAGCATTCCCTATGGAAATGAATTTACTGAGTCCATTGAGTCTCGCAATAAATCTAAATTCTATGTCATGATCAttgtaataaattataaaaaagcacaaatctcacgtaatcattatttttttttctttaaacttgTGTTTCAGATAATGCAGCTGGAGTGAAATGCTATAGATGTACCGTAGCACCAAGTGCTCGATTAAATCAAACAATGCTCTGTGCCAAATTTGACGAAAGCAACTACTATGCTGTCGATTGTCCATACTCCACAATGTGcatgaagaaaatatttagaCTGAGATTAATGAATGGTCAGGAAGTTGAGACCGTAACGAGAGATTGTGCCCAACAAAAAAGAACGGAAGAAGTAGGAACATTAAAATGtttcttattttctttacaCTCTCTAATATTCTTTTCATTCCCTTTTATACTTGAAGGTATTTAGAAATGGTCGATGGGAGAAGGAAAATACCATTGAAGAGGCATACGAAGAGGGATGTGAAACAATTGAAGAAAATACAAGTACACAATCAAAGACTGTTTTCTGTCACTGTCGCGGTTCACTATGCAATTCAGCTCCCACCGAACATCTTGGAAGTTATCATGTTGATGCCATGGGTGTAATCTTAGTATTCAATGCTATGAAATACTTCCGAAGTATAGACTAAATACACCATTTGCACAATATTTACTGCCAAGACCTCCACAaatgttataaattttttttttatagtattaTCAATtacctattaaaaatattgatttagcATTATCACGTTATTATTCTGAGGATATTCTGACAGAGTTTACCAATTCTAACCCACAAAACTCTCTTCCTCTTTCGGAAAAAatatctgtgtttttttttcaatctcaaatttataaagttattattttttgttctctAAGTACCTAAAATCCCTACCAAGATTCTAAACAGTTATCTTATCGCCGAAGCAATGTTTTGTTATGAAAGATGTTTGATGGAATTTATATTACAGATTAGATACTAAAGTTGATTTAGTTGAAATTGTAATGCTCGATATTTCCATAAGAAAACTTAATTTGTTTTAATCCAAAATCGCGTGCAAGGAAAAATGCAAagcatttacaaaacaaaaattccaTGGTTGAATTTATCTCGAATTCTATTTTGccgttaaaaatttttgaaatgtacTCTTGTGACATTCTTCTAGAGCAAAATGCAAAATGTGAAATAGAacctatattttttatacacaatgtgatataaataaaaaaaaaatatattgtataaattattaaagaaaaatcaaacttaccattccatcattttccacaagACACAGAAACACAACGTCTTCTCGCAACAGGCGGACGGCAGCATGAAGTGGATGCTTTGTCTTATTTTTCAGCATCTTGTACAGGAGGGGACTGGACATGTGCTCAAAGTCCTGGGGTGTTAGGTCATCCCAATGTGTCGAAATCAAGCCAGAACAATATTCGAGGAGACTTGTTGCACCAACTTCTTCGGCCACACAGTAAAAGCGCACACAAGACCGAACACCCACGGAGGACACAAGAGCTCTTTCGCAGAGCCCCAAGAGTCCTGGTAACTTAAATTTATGTGATGCCCTTAGGAGAGCAAGGGACAGGGCATCACTTTGCAAATCCACAATGTCCGTATAGATCCATCGTAGGAGAGCATAAGCAACATCTCCATCGAGATCAGACCAATCTGAAAGGAATTATTGTTtttctattcaattttattcttacCTTTATGGGCTTTaaacttaggacttaagccgaaagacggcttagtggaaaaattataataaaggTAGTATAACCATTATttacatcactgagaaaaaagaaactgcgattcactttttttcctctgaactttaacactttttatgtgtaaaaatatatcaacatttttaaatggtaattttatacctttttaagggtaaatttaacatggaaaagggtaactttaacacctaaaaagggtaatatttacattaatttcggattaatactgcagggtaaaattaacatttccggaatgttattttgactttttcggatttctctcagtaattCAAATTATAGTAAGTCGTTTCTCAGATAATCTTTAGACATGTATCAGTAGGGTGTTTGAATTTTGTTCtatatgatgagacaagaaaatgCTTCTTAGACATGAAGTTTATTCAACGCGGTCTAGAGGTTCCGGAATGGCCTTGAAGGTGGCAGGGTCGTCGATGGCTCTAgatgccaaacggttagagatagagacttggtcTCTCGTGGGAACCCCCATAAGACCACACAAGGTTCACtaatatgcccctcattttccaaattacatcacgttaaaacccagtttcctttagaaatatgcgaaaaaatcgtgtaagtcgtataacaatgtagtctcatagctcaaagtagctccacctccccctattatgtttgggctcattggaacGGTCTTtgaatttccaataaaactgaATCGGTCTCTAATATCGTGTGTAAAACACGCACAGCGCAAGGAGAAAACTCTCTAAGATTATGTGTAAAACACACATAGCGCAAGcacaaaatattcttaaatcgTGTGCATAAAACACGCACAGCGCAAGCATAAATGCTTTCTATGGTCTTGTGTAAAACACGCACAGCGCAAGCAGAAAACGCTCTCTAAAATCGTGTGCATAAAACACGCACAGCGCAAGCATGAAACACTCTATACGCTCTTAGTTTTCTATAAGTTTTTGAAACTGCGTAAAGCCCTCTAGACACACTCATGGCTTAAGCCGACacatggcttaacgtaattataatcgaaagctagtgataagcctgaTCATCTTattataggtgagattcttaacgtaagCAAACTCgtattgcatgcaaattcgatttggaactaaagatgagagatattatacagcaatttggagtcaaatttttgaaaaatcgcaaactttttatttatttaggaaGCAAACAAACTGGCAGAAAGATGATAGTGGAAAATAGGCCAGAATCTCCTATATAATTTTAccccaaaacttgatcttatcACTTGCTCGGTAGCCGAGATAATTCAATTCgtcttgtcagaatataagacGAATAATTcgattttgtgcaaaatttgtttgtttcgcttttcgggtactccttcaCATCCTCTACCTTCCTCTGAATATTACGAAGCTCAAATGGTCTACAAAGTTGCAGCGCTTTTCGAGACTTTTAATTTGCGCCTTCactaatcaaaatcggtcaaatagaaccggagatatggcgttAAGCACAGagaacccacgccactttttgtaaacttcatagCCTGTGCTACAACAATCTAAAATGTGTTTAACTTGCACAGTggagtttttgagaaaaatgagtttgaattttgaaatgttaattagaactgtAGATAGAAgtcggtcaattttcgaactttgaccccttatagctcgggtcagggattatcgaacgacttaagtatttttttgtttgataggtataatctacggctacaacatactaatatttcagcccgatgcacaaaggaattttttagttgtttaatttagaaaattaaacaattttgccACCTTACCGCCTGAGAcgacttttctcaacaaatcttcgcgtttcagacgatttataAGAAAGGTCGTCATGCTATttgtccggctgtcgccagctctaaagaccaaacggttagagatagcgacttgggacctaaggggaaccccccataagttgacccaaggatcgttcACATGCCTCTAATTTTCATATACCCCCCCcctttcccctccaaaaccatgtttttttggattTGTGAAAATACCGGGTTTTCatggtcaaaggttaaaaagactctagagagcgcatttatcaggcaAATGGAGCCAtgtttaggctcgttggaaaagtcttggaatttccgacataactgaaccggttccaatcggttttgaaacgGTAATGAATTAGTtcacaaccgataactaatttttatttgaaattcaattatattagtcctaagttattttgggcaatgttttgagtgatttaaaagtctgttcaaatcggttgtgaaccggtaatgaaccgataatcaatttttgtttaaaaaccaattttattactcttgaaattattttgtgtgatcttttgagtgacttatgccctagatacatttacgacttaagccgagagacgacttagtagaaaattatggaaatgtagtttaactctttcgtctcttttgggactgtagtacccaaagaagcatatgcattttctatgaaaaacaatgtttcttaattattcagaactgataaaaatccgattattgtggatgattacaaactataaggatgtccaaatgtaagatattttttgtaggacctcaattaattcctgagcttagatatttttgattaaaaattatgaaattggcttgcagcatatgctgcggtccggaaagagttaatcatcatttcgaataaaattacgctaagccgtctctcggtctcggctaatccttaggtctgtcgaggcccttacaattcggtttaaatcggttgagatccGGTAaattaaacggtaaatgatgctaaagtaattttgagggatagcatctacgttacgagttcgagcacttcgcaaagcctgggatgttTCGCCACCCCTTTTTAGCTCCACTAAccaattgagaagctaaattacattataatacgGCTGAGTTCCTTTTAAAAATCGgagaaaaaagcaaaatttcaaaactgccccatttTTCCCCAAACCGTATTATTCGATTTTGGGATAGGTTTTTAACGATTTTATTAACCAATTCAAATTTGCGAAGTGCTTAATCTCACAAGTTCAAAATGACTGGACTAGGGGCCTCGACAGAActgaagattagccgagagacagcttaacgtaattatattcgaaataatgattaaccctttaacgacgagacactttttacggactgaaaatcgacaataaaaattaaactgagaaacataatcaatgataagtcttacatctaaccttggaaagtccaacaaagcctgattcggtatattttgtgtttctatgaacgatagggacaaaaatagcccaaaaatttaagtaatttttctgacaataccaatgaataatatttttcgctttaatgaaaaatattacgtatgagtattgtagtttttattgccaaaa encodes the following:
- the LOC129807965 gene encoding uncharacterized protein LOC129807965 yields the protein MERVFGTVTLAVLLQLCLIDNAAGVKCYRCTVAPSARLNQTMLCAKFDESNYYAVDCPYSTMCMKKIFRLRLMNGQEVETVTRDCAQQKRTEEVFRNGRWEKENTIEEAYEEGCETIEENTSTQSKTVFCHCRGSLCNSAPTEHLGSYHVDAMGVILVFNAMKYFRSID